The Pseudomonas triclosanedens genome has a window encoding:
- the waaF gene encoding lipopolysaccharide heptosyltransferase II — MRILIVGPSWVGDMVMAQTLFHCLKQRHADCVIDVLAPDWSRPILERMPEVRQALSFPLGHGVLDVAARRRIGKSLKGQYDQAILLPNSLKSALVPYFAGIPRRTGWKGEMRYGLLNDIRTLDKERYPLMIERFMALAYEPGAALPQPYPQPRLAIDPQSRDAALAKFGLSLDRPVLALCPGAEFGEAKRWPAEYYAKVAELKIRAGWQVWIFGSKNDHPGGEDIRMRLIPGLREESVNLAGETALAEAIDLMSCAGAVVTNDSGLMHVAAALNRPLVAVYGSTSPQFTPPLADQVEIVRLGLDCSPCFDRVCRFGHYNCLRELKPRPVSEALDRLVADPVDVE, encoded by the coding sequence ATGAGAATTCTGATCGTAGGCCCCTCCTGGGTGGGCGACATGGTGATGGCCCAAACGCTGTTTCATTGCCTGAAGCAGCGCCATGCCGACTGCGTGATAGACGTGCTGGCGCCTGACTGGAGCCGGCCGATCCTCGAGCGCATGCCCGAAGTGCGCCAGGCGTTGAGCTTCCCGCTCGGGCATGGCGTGCTGGATGTAGCCGCGCGCCGGCGCATCGGTAAGTCGCTCAAGGGGCAATACGACCAGGCGATCCTGTTGCCGAACTCGCTGAAGTCGGCGCTGGTGCCGTACTTCGCCGGCATTCCCAGGCGCACCGGCTGGAAGGGCGAGATGCGCTACGGCCTGCTCAACGACATCCGCACTCTGGATAAAGAGCGCTACCCGCTGATGATCGAGCGCTTCATGGCCCTGGCCTATGAGCCGGGCGCCGCGCTGCCGCAGCCCTACCCGCAGCCGCGCCTGGCCATCGACCCGCAGAGCCGCGACGCCGCGCTGGCCAAGTTCGGCCTGAGCCTGGATCGCCCGGTGCTGGCGCTGTGCCCCGGCGCCGAGTTCGGCGAAGCCAAGCGCTGGCCGGCGGAGTACTACGCCAAGGTCGCCGAGTTGAAGATCCGTGCAGGCTGGCAGGTATGGATCTTCGGTTCGAAGAACGACCACCCCGGCGGCGAAGACATTCGCATGCGCCTGATTCCCGGCCTGCGCGAGGAGTCGGTGAACCTCGCCGGCGAGACCGCCCTGGCCGAAGCCATCGACCTGATGTCATGCGCTGGCGCGGTAGTCACCAACGACTCCGGCCTGATGCACGTGGCTGCCGCGCTGAATCGCCCGCTGGTGGCTGTCTATGGCTCCACTTCGCCGCAGTTCACCCCGCCCCTGGCCGACCAGGTGGAGATCGTCCGCCTCGGTCTGGATTGCAGCCCGTGCTTCGACCGTGTGTGCCGTTTCGGCCACTACAACTGCCTGCGCGAGCTGAAGCCGCGTCCGGTGAGCGAGGCGCTGGACCGACTGGTCGCCGATCCGGTTGATGTGGAATGA
- the glnE gene encoding bifunctional [glutamate--ammonia ligase]-adenylyl-L-tyrosine phosphorylase/[glutamate--ammonia-ligase] adenylyltransferase has protein sequence MSLPSLAALPATLKPLAERAEQNFRTAVSQLSPEQIACFDSWPDERRADFARVTAGSDFVAEQVQRDPSFFLELAATGELERALQPGEMRAQLEAALLGCADEDELGRRLRRFRRRQQVRIIWRDLTRRSDLSGTCRDLSDLADTCIDQAYHWLYIRHCQQFGTPMGNRSGLPQHMIVLGMGKLGAGELNLSSDIDLIFGYPEGGETEGAKRALDNQEFFTRLGQKLIKALDAITVDGFAFRVDMRLRPYGSSGPLVHSFAALEQYYQDQGRDWERYAMIKARVVGGDQDAGQRLLELLRPFVYRRYLDFSAIEALRSMKQLIQQEVRRKGMSENIKLGAGGIREVEFIAQAFQLIHGGRDLSLQQRPLLRVLAILEGQAYLPPQVVAELREGYEFLRYAEHALQAIADRQTQMLPEDELERIRVAFIMGYANWSAFHQAINHWRDRIDWHFHQVIADPDEDEDGKVDTTIGGEWIPIWEEAVDEESACRQFADAGFTAPAAAWKRLTDLRHGAQVRAMQRLGRERLDAFMPRLLNMIAERGPADVLLERVLPLIEAVARRSAYLVLLTENPGALERLLTLCAASPMVAEQIARFPILLDELLNEGRLFRPPQAVELGAELRERLMRIPEDDLEQQMETLRHFKLAHGLRVVASEIAGTLPLMKVSDYLTWLAEAILEQVLSLAWDQLVQRHGRPSRADGTPCDPDFIIVGYGKSGGLELGHGSDLDLVFIHDGDPQSETDGAKPIDGAQFYTRLGQKIIHLLTAQTPSGTLYEVDMRLRPSGASGLLVSSLRAFEAYQMGEAWTWEHQALVRARVLAGCRRVSLAFQAIRARVIGQQRDLAGLRKEVSEMRAKMRDNLGTSSTAAGTAANAFEATAPFDLKQDAGGIVDIEFMVQYAALAWSWQHPELVEFTDNIRILEALERVGLMSGEDVLKLQDAYKAYRAAAHRLSLQKQPGVVSGDRFHAERRMVMAMWKAFELT, from the coding sequence ATGAGCCTGCCGTCCCTGGCCGCCCTCCCGGCCACGTTGAAGCCCCTCGCCGAACGAGCGGAGCAGAATTTCCGCACCGCCGTTTCCCAGCTTTCTCCCGAACAGATCGCCTGCTTCGACAGTTGGCCCGACGAGCGGCGCGCCGATTTCGCCCGCGTGACCGCCGGCAGCGACTTCGTCGCCGAGCAGGTCCAGCGCGACCCTTCTTTCTTTCTGGAGCTGGCCGCGACCGGCGAGCTGGAGCGCGCGCTGCAGCCGGGCGAGATGCGCGCCCAGCTGGAAGCGGCGCTGCTCGGCTGCGCCGACGAGGATGAACTGGGGCGCCGCCTGCGACGCTTCCGTCGGCGCCAGCAGGTGCGGATCATCTGGCGCGACCTGACCCGCCGCAGCGACCTCTCCGGCACCTGCCGCGACCTCTCCGACCTCGCCGACACCTGCATCGACCAGGCTTACCATTGGCTGTACATCCGCCATTGCCAGCAGTTCGGCACGCCGATGGGTAATCGTTCCGGCCTGCCGCAGCACATGATCGTGCTGGGTATGGGCAAGCTCGGGGCCGGTGAGCTGAACCTGTCGTCGGACATCGACCTGATCTTCGGCTACCCGGAGGGCGGCGAGACCGAGGGCGCCAAGCGCGCGCTGGACAACCAGGAGTTCTTCACCCGCCTGGGGCAGAAACTGATCAAGGCGCTGGACGCCATCACCGTCGATGGCTTCGCCTTCCGTGTCGACATGCGCCTGCGTCCCTACGGCTCCAGCGGCCCGCTGGTACACAGCTTCGCGGCGCTGGAGCAGTACTACCAGGACCAGGGGCGCGACTGGGAGCGCTACGCGATGATCAAGGCCCGGGTGGTCGGCGGCGACCAGGATGCCGGCCAGCGCCTGCTGGAGCTGCTGCGGCCATTCGTCTATCGCCGTTACCTGGACTTCTCCGCCATCGAAGCACTGCGCAGCATGAAGCAGCTGATCCAGCAGGAAGTCCGGCGCAAGGGCATGAGCGAGAACATCAAGCTCGGCGCCGGTGGCATTCGTGAGGTGGAGTTCATCGCGCAGGCCTTCCAGTTGATCCACGGTGGCCGTGATCTCAGCCTGCAGCAACGACCATTGCTCCGGGTGCTGGCGATCCTCGAAGGGCAGGCCTACTTGCCGCCGCAGGTGGTCGCCGAACTGCGCGAAGGCTACGAGTTCCTGCGCTACGCTGAGCACGCGCTGCAGGCCATCGCCGACCGGCAGACGCAGATGCTGCCGGAGGATGAGCTGGAGCGGATTCGCGTCGCCTTCATCATGGGCTACGCCAATTGGTCGGCGTTCCACCAGGCGATCAATCACTGGCGTGACCGCATCGACTGGCACTTCCACCAGGTCATCGCCGACCCGGACGAGGACGAAGACGGCAAGGTCGACACCACCATCGGTGGCGAGTGGATCCCGATCTGGGAAGAGGCGGTAGACGAGGAGTCCGCCTGCCGGCAGTTCGCCGATGCCGGTTTCACTGCGCCAGCGGCGGCCTGGAAGCGCCTGACCGACCTGCGCCACGGCGCACAGGTGCGCGCCATGCAGCGCCTGGGGCGCGAGCGTCTCGATGCTTTCATGCCGCGACTGCTGAACATGATTGCCGAGCGCGGCCCGGCGGATGTGCTGCTGGAGCGGGTGCTGCCGCTGATCGAGGCGGTGGCGCGGCGTTCGGCCTACCTGGTGCTGCTCACCGAGAACCCCGGTGCGCTGGAGCGCCTGCTGACTCTCTGTGCCGCCAGCCCGATGGTGGCCGAGCAGATCGCCAGGTTCCCCATCCTGCTCGACGAGCTGTTGAATGAAGGGCGCCTGTTCCGCCCGCCGCAGGCCGTCGAACTGGGGGCGGAGCTGCGCGAGCGGCTGATGCGCATTCCCGAGGACGATCTCGAGCAGCAGATGGAGACCCTCCGCCACTTCAAGCTGGCCCACGGCCTGCGCGTGGTGGCGTCGGAAATCGCCGGTACGCTGCCGCTGATGAAGGTCAGCGACTACCTGACCTGGCTGGCCGAGGCGATTCTCGAACAGGTGCTTTCCCTGGCCTGGGACCAACTGGTGCAGCGCCACGGCCGGCCGAGCCGCGCCGACGGCACGCCGTGCGATCCTGACTTCATCATCGTCGGTTACGGCAAGTCCGGCGGCCTGGAGCTGGGCCACGGCTCGGATCTGGACCTGGTGTTCATCCACGACGGCGACCCGCAGAGCGAGACCGACGGCGCCAAGCCCATCGACGGTGCGCAGTTCTATACCCGCCTGGGGCAGAAGATCATCCACCTCCTCACCGCACAGACGCCATCCGGCACGCTGTATGAGGTGGACATGCGCCTGCGCCCGAGCGGCGCGTCCGGGCTGCTGGTCAGCTCCCTGCGTGCCTTCGAGGCCTACCAGATGGGCGAGGCATGGACCTGGGAACACCAGGCGCTGGTGCGTGCCCGCGTGCTGGCTGGCTGCAGGCGGGTGTCGCTGGCATTCCAGGCGATCCGTGCCAGGGTCATCGGCCAGCAGCGCGACCTGGCCGGGCTGCGCAAGGAAGTCAGCGAGATGCGCGCCAAGATGCGCGACAACCTGGGGACCTCCAGCACCGCCGCCGGAACCGCGGCGAATGCCTTCGAGGCCACGGCGCCGTTCGATCTCAAGCAGGATGCCGGTGGTATCGTCGATATCGAATTTATGGTGCAATACGCGGCCCTGGCCTGGTCGTGGCAGCACCCGGAACTGGTGGAGTTCACCGACAACATCCGCATCCTGGAAGCGCTGGAGCGGGTCGGATTGATGTCCGGCGAGGATGTCCTGAAGCTGCAGGATGCCTACAAGGCCTACCGGGCGGCGGCTCACCGCTTGTCCCTGCAGAAGCAGCCGGGCGTGGTGAGCGGCGACCGCTTCCACGCGGAGCGGCGCATGGTGATGGCGATGTGGAAGGCCTTCGAGCTGACCTGA
- the aceE gene encoding pyruvate dehydrogenase (acetyl-transferring), homodimeric type, whose translation MQDLDPVETQEWLDALESVLDREGEERAHYLMTRMGELATRTGTQLPYAITTPYRNTIPVTHEARMPGDLFMERRIRSLVRWNALAMVMKANKNDPDLGGHISSFASSATLYDVGFNYFFQAPTEEHGGDLVFFQGHASPGVYARAFLEGRISEDQLNNFRQEVDGNGLSSYPHPWLMPDFWQFPTVSMGLGPIQAIYQARFMKYLESRGFIPAGKQKVWCFMGDGECDEPESLGAISLAGREKLDNLIFVINCNLQRLDGPVRGNGKIIQELEGVFRGAEWNVNKVVWGRFWDPLFAKDTAGLLQQRMDEVIDGEYQNYKAKDGAYVREHFFGARPELLEMVKDLSDEEIWKLNRGGHDPYKVYAAYHQAVNHKGQPTVILAKTIKGYGTGSGEAKNIAHNVKKVDVESLKSFRDKFDIPIKDADLENLPFYRPEEGSAEAKYLASRRAALGGVMPVRREKSFQVPVPPLETLKAILDGSGDREISTTMAFVRIISQLVKDKELGPRIVPIVPDEARTFGMEGMFRQLGIYSSVGQLYEPVDKDQVMFYREDKKGQILEEGINEAGAMSSWIAAGTSYSTHNQPMLPFYIFYSMFGFQRIGDLAWAAGDSRAHGFLIGGTAGRTTLNGEGLQHEDGHSHLLAATIPNCRTYDPTYAYELAVIIREGSRQMIEEQQDIFYYITVMNENYVQPAMPKGVEEGIIKGMYLLDEDKKEAAHHVQLLGSGTILREVEEAAKILRNDFGIGADVWSVPSFNELRRDGLAVERWNRLHPGQKPKQSYVEECLSGRKGPVVASTDYMKLYAEQIRQWVPSKEYKVLGTDGFGRSDSRRKLRDFFEVDRHWVVLAALEALADRGDIEPKVVAEAIARFGINPEKRNPLDC comes from the coding sequence ATGCAAGACCTCGATCCCGTCGAAACCCAGGAGTGGCTGGACGCCCTGGAATCCGTTCTCGACCGCGAAGGTGAGGAACGCGCTCACTACCTGATGACCCGCATGGGCGAACTGGCTACCCGCACCGGTACCCAACTGCCCTACGCCATCACCACGCCGTACCGCAACACCATCCCGGTCACCCACGAAGCCCGTATGCCTGGCGACCTGTTCATGGAACGCCGCATCCGCTCCCTGGTGCGCTGGAACGCCCTGGCGATGGTGATGAAGGCCAACAAGAACGACCCGGACCTGGGCGGCCACATCTCCTCCTTCGCTTCCTCGGCGACCCTCTACGACGTCGGCTTCAACTATTTCTTCCAGGCCCCGACCGAAGAGCACGGCGGCGACCTGGTGTTCTTCCAGGGCCACGCATCCCCTGGCGTCTACGCCCGCGCCTTCCTTGAAGGCCGCATCAGCGAAGATCAACTGAACAACTTCCGCCAGGAAGTGGACGGCAACGGCCTGTCCTCCTACCCGCACCCCTGGCTGATGCCGGACTTCTGGCAGTTCCCGACCGTATCGATGGGCCTGGGCCCGATCCAGGCGATCTACCAGGCGCGCTTCATGAAGTACCTGGAAAGCCGCGGCTTCATCCCCGCCGGCAAGCAGAAGGTCTGGTGCTTCATGGGCGACGGCGAGTGCGACGAGCCCGAATCCCTCGGCGCGATCTCCCTGGCCGGGCGCGAGAAGCTGGACAACCTGATCTTCGTCATCAACTGCAACCTGCAGCGCCTCGACGGCCCGGTTCGCGGCAACGGCAAGATCATCCAGGAACTCGAAGGCGTATTCCGCGGCGCCGAGTGGAACGTCAACAAGGTGGTCTGGGGCCGCTTCTGGGACCCACTGTTCGCCAAGGACACCGCCGGCCTGCTGCAGCAGCGCATGGACGAAGTCATCGACGGCGAGTACCAGAACTACAAAGCCAAGGACGGTGCCTACGTGCGTGAGCACTTCTTCGGTGCGCGTCCGGAGCTGCTGGAGATGGTCAAGGATCTCTCCGACGAAGAGATCTGGAAGCTCAACCGTGGCGGCCATGACCCCTACAAGGTCTATGCGGCCTATCACCAGGCGGTCAACCACAAGGGCCAGCCGACCGTCATCCTGGCCAAGACCATCAAGGGCTATGGCACAGGCTCCGGCGAAGCGAAGAATATCGCGCACAACGTCAAGAAGGTCGACGTCGAGTCCCTGAAGTCGTTCCGCGACAAGTTCGACATCCCGATCAAGGATGCCGACCTGGAAAACCTGCCTTTCTACCGCCCCGAAGAAGGCAGCGCCGAAGCCAAGTACCTGGCTTCCCGCCGTGCCGCCCTGGGCGGTGTGATGCCGGTTCGCCGCGAGAAGAGCTTCCAGGTTCCGGTTCCCCCGCTGGAAACCCTCAAGGCTATTCTCGATGGTTCGGGCGACCGCGAGATTTCCACCACGATGGCCTTCGTGCGGATCATCTCGCAGTTGGTCAAGGACAAGGAGCTCGGCCCGCGCATCGTCCCGATCGTCCCGGACGAAGCCCGTACCTTCGGTATGGAAGGCATGTTCCGCCAGCTCGGCATCTACTCCTCGGTAGGCCAGTTGTACGAGCCGGTGGATAAAGACCAGGTGATGTTCTACCGCGAGGACAAGAAAGGTCAGATCCTCGAAGAAGGCATCAACGAAGCCGGCGCCATGTCCAGCTGGATCGCGGCGGGTACTTCGTACTCCACGCACAACCAGCCGATGCTGCCGTTCTATATCTTCTACTCGATGTTCGGCTTCCAGCGCATCGGCGACCTGGCCTGGGCCGCAGGCGACAGCCGCGCCCACGGCTTCCTGATCGGCGGCACCGCTGGCCGTACCACCCTGAACGGCGAGGGCCTGCAGCACGAAGACGGTCACAGCCACCTGCTGGCCGCGACCATTCCGAACTGCCGTACCTACGATCCGACCTATGCCTACGAGCTGGCGGTGATCATCCGCGAAGGCTCGCGCCAGATGATCGAAGAGCAGCAGGACATCTTCTACTACATCACCGTGATGAACGAGAACTACGTCCAGCCGGCCATGCCCAAGGGTGTAGAGGAAGGCATCATCAAGGGCATGTACCTGCTCGACGAGGACAAGAAGGAAGCCGCGCACCACGTGCAACTGCTGGGCTCGGGCACCATCCTGCGCGAAGTGGAGGAAGCCGCGAAGATCCTGCGCAACGACTTCGGCATCGGCGCCGACGTCTGGTCGGTACCCAGCTTCAACGAACTGCGCCGCGACGGCCTGGCCGTGGAGCGCTGGAACCGCCTGCACCCGGGCCAGAAGCCCAAGCAGAGCTACGTCGAAGAGTGCCTCTCCGGCCGCAAGGGCCCGGTCGTCGCCTCCACCGACTACATGAAGCTCTACGCCGAGCAGATCCGCCAGTGGGTTCCGAGCAAGGAGTACAAGGTGCTGGGCACCGACGGCTTCGGCCGCAGCGACAGCCGCCGCAAGCTGCGCGACTTCTTCGAAGTGGACCGTCACTGGGTCGTTCTGGCCGCGCTGGAAGCCCTGGCCGACCGTGGTGATATCGAACCCAAGGTGGTGGCCGAAGCCATCGCCAGGTTCGGCATCAACCCCGAAAAACGCAACCCGCTGGACTGCTGA
- the aceF gene encoding dihydrolipoyllysine-residue acetyltransferase has translation MSELIRVPDIGNGQGEVIELLVKVGDTVEADQSLLTLESDKASMEIPSPKAGVVKSLKVKVGDTLKEGDEILELEVEGGSAAAEAPKAEAQAPAAEAPKAEAPATAPAPAAAPAAGASVQDIHVPDIGSAGKANVIEVMVKAGDTVEADQSLITLESDKASMEIPSPASGVVESVSIKVGDEVGTGDLILKLKVAGAAAPAEAQAPAAAPAAAAPAAAPAPAAAAPAKAVDASPVGAPSRDGAKVHAGPAVRMVAREFGVDLAEVKGTGPKGRILKEDVQAFVKEQLQRGKSGAPAGATAGAGIPPIPEVDFSKFGDVEEVAMTRLMQVGAANLHRSWLNVPHVTQFDSADITEMEAFRIAQKAVAEKAGVKLTVLPILLKACAHLLKEMPDFNSSLAPSGKALIRKKYVHIGFAVDTPDGLLVPVIRNVDQKSLLQLAAEAAELAEKARTKKLSADAMQGACFTISSLGHIGGTGFTPIVNAPEVAILGVSKATIQPVWDGKAFQPRLMLPLSLSYDHRVINGAAAARYTKRLSDLLGDIRTLLL, from the coding sequence ATGAGCGAACTGATTCGTGTACCCGACATCGGCAATGGCCAGGGTGAAGTCATCGAGCTGCTGGTCAAGGTCGGCGATACCGTCGAAGCCGACCAGAGCCTGCTGACCCTGGAGTCGGACAAGGCCAGCATGGAGATTCCCTCGCCGAAAGCCGGTGTGGTGAAGAGCCTGAAGGTCAAGGTGGGCGACACCCTGAAGGAAGGCGACGAAATCCTCGAACTGGAAGTCGAAGGCGGTTCCGCTGCAGCCGAAGCCCCCAAGGCCGAAGCGCAGGCACCGGCCGCCGAGGCACCGAAGGCAGAAGCTCCGGCCACTGCCCCGGCACCGGCTGCCGCTCCGGCCGCCGGCGCCAGCGTCCAGGACATCCATGTCCCGGACATCGGCTCGGCCGGCAAGGCCAACGTCATCGAAGTCATGGTGAAAGCCGGCGACACGGTCGAAGCCGACCAGTCGCTGATCACCCTGGAATCGGACAAGGCCAGCATGGAAATCCCCTCGCCGGCCTCCGGCGTGGTGGAAAGCGTGTCGATCAAGGTCGGTGACGAAGTCGGCACCGGCGACCTCATCCTCAAGCTCAAGGTCGCAGGTGCTGCTGCGCCAGCCGAAGCTCAAGCTCCGGCTGCAGCTCCGGCCGCTGCTGCTCCTGCCGCAGCTCCAGCGCCGGCTGCCGCCGCACCGGCCAAAGCTGTCGATGCAAGCCCGGTGGGCGCGCCCAGTCGTGACGGCGCCAAGGTTCACGCCGGCCCCGCCGTGCGCATGGTTGCCCGCGAGTTCGGTGTCGACCTGGCCGAAGTGAAGGGTACCGGCCCGAAAGGCCGTATCCTCAAGGAAGACGTGCAGGCGTTCGTGAAAGAACAACTGCAGCGCGGCAAGTCAGGCGCGCCGGCTGGCGCTACCGCTGGCGCGGGCATCCCGCCGATCCCGGAAGTCGACTTCAGCAAGTTCGGCGACGTGGAAGAAGTGGCGATGACCCGCCTGATGCAGGTCGGCGCCGCCAACCTGCATCGCAGTTGGCTGAACGTGCCGCACGTGACCCAGTTCGACTCCGCCGACATCACCGAGATGGAAGCCTTCCGCATTGCGCAGAAGGCCGTCGCGGAGAAGGCCGGCGTCAAGCTGACCGTGCTGCCGATCCTGCTCAAGGCCTGTGCACACCTGCTCAAGGAAATGCCGGACTTCAACAGCTCCCTGGCCCCCAGCGGCAAGGCGCTGATCCGCAAGAAGTACGTGCACATCGGTTTTGCCGTGGATACGCCCGACGGCCTGCTGGTGCCGGTCATCAGGAACGTCGACCAGAAGAGCCTCCTGCAGCTCGCCGCCGAAGCCGCCGAACTGGCCGAGAAAGCGCGCACCAAGAAGCTCTCCGCCGACGCGATGCAGGGCGCCTGCTTCACCATCTCCAGCCTCGGCCACATTGGCGGCACCGGCTTCACGCCGATCGTCAACGCGCCGGAAGTGGCGATCCTCGGTGTGAGCAAGGCGACCATCCAGCCGGTATGGGACGGCAAGGCCTTCCAGCCGCGCCTGATGCTGCCGCTGTCGCTGTCCTACGATCACCGCGTGATCAACGGGGCGGCCGCCGCGCGCTACACCAAGCGACTGTCCGACTTGCTGGGCGATATCCGCACCCTGCTGCTGTAA
- a CDS encoding putative bifunctional diguanylate cyclase/phosphodiesterase, producing the protein MKSHPDAASRSAAEVVTQLPVPSRLGMLRFERLNEPSWTLLFLDPVCERQIGVPAQDLCGILDSPYASLMEPEARHRLHEQVQQQLLADGRYRVRYCLHSPRGTLNILEVGEAFQQHGRQLLHGYLLQDDGDAQSAELDPRLLDLEAQNIRLKMSLEMYQRSQDEHLQHLVRSRTQQNLIVRLARHRYLSSDPLLEAAQLIAQAACEAYDVARAGIWRLSQENRLEAVTIYRRDTDQYEKPADIDASRFPKYLEAVHSGRAIDAHNALQDPRTQELAQRYLRPQSISALLDATIRVGGEVVGVLCLEHVGEVRMWQSDEIAFAGELADQYAQVLMNHERRNVSSALHLFQRAVEQSASAFLLIDRDGLVEYVNPSFTAITQYGADEVRGRRLPELPALANLSELLFDARSTLVTQNSWQGEFRSRRKNLEPYWGQLSLSKVYDDKGELTHYIGIYEDITQSKLAQQHIEKLAYRDNLTGLANRHYFISALEERLQAGSEHSLSLLLVDIDNFKRINDSLGHQTGDKLLANLARRLRSSLSDSATLARFASNEFAVLLEESVAGRGEQIAAQILGVLDKPLFVDNQLISITGSIGIAYAPQHGEDPQTLMKHAGLALHKAKANGKHQVQTFTEAMTAEASYKLFVESNLRRALVQDELAVHYQPKLCLRSGHLLGLEALLRWQHPEKGMIRPDQFISVAEETGLIIPIGKWVIRQACRQVRELASKGLGELHIAINLSPKQFSDPDLVGSIAAILQEEGIPARQLELELTESLLLDATDDTRQQLERLKNLGLTLAMDDFGTGYSSLSYLKKFPIDVIKIDRSFIKDIPDNQDDMEITSAVIAMAHNLKLQVVAEGVETAAQLAFLRRNRCDIGQGYLFDRPIPGTDLSSSLLRYPCRPH; encoded by the coding sequence ATGAAGAGTCATCCCGATGCCGCCAGCCGTTCGGCGGCCGAGGTTGTCACGCAGCTCCCCGTCCCTTCGCGGCTCGGGATGTTGCGCTTCGAGCGCCTGAATGAACCCAGTTGGACCCTGCTCTTCCTCGACCCGGTCTGCGAACGACAGATCGGCGTTCCCGCCCAGGATCTGTGCGGCATTCTCGACTCACCCTACGCCAGCCTGATGGAGCCCGAAGCGCGCCATCGGTTGCACGAGCAGGTGCAGCAGCAACTGCTCGCAGACGGTCGCTACCGGGTGCGCTACTGCCTGCACTCGCCGCGCGGCACGCTGAACATTCTGGAAGTCGGCGAAGCCTTCCAGCAGCACGGACGGCAACTGCTGCACGGCTACCTGCTGCAGGACGACGGCGATGCGCAGTCCGCCGAACTGGATCCTCGCCTGCTGGATCTCGAAGCGCAGAACATCCGCCTGAAGATGTCGCTGGAGATGTACCAGCGCTCCCAGGACGAACACCTGCAGCACCTGGTGCGCTCACGCACCCAGCAGAATCTGATCGTGCGCCTGGCACGCCACCGCTACCTGTCAAGCGACCCGCTGCTGGAAGCCGCGCAGCTCATCGCGCAAGCCGCCTGCGAAGCCTATGACGTCGCCCGCGCCGGTATCTGGCGGCTGAGCCAGGAGAATCGCCTGGAAGCGGTGACCATCTACCGCCGCGATACCGACCAGTACGAGAAGCCGGCTGACATCGATGCCAGCCGCTTCCCCAAATACCTCGAAGCAGTCCACAGCGGCCGCGCCATCGATGCCCACAATGCCCTGCAGGACCCGCGCACCCAGGAACTGGCGCAGCGCTACCTGCGTCCGCAGAGCATCAGTGCGCTGCTCGACGCCACCATCCGTGTCGGCGGCGAGGTGGTCGGCGTGCTCTGCCTGGAGCACGTCGGTGAAGTGCGCATGTGGCAGAGCGACGAAATCGCCTTCGCTGGCGAACTGGCCGACCAGTACGCCCAGGTGCTGATGAACCATGAGCGGCGCAACGTCTCCAGTGCCCTGCACCTGTTCCAGCGCGCCGTCGAGCAGAGCGCCAGCGCCTTCCTGCTGATCGACCGCGATGGCCTGGTCGAGTACGTCAACCCCAGCTTCACCGCCATCACACAGTACGGTGCCGACGAAGTGCGCGGCCGCCGCCTGCCGGAACTGCCGGCGCTGGCCAACCTCAGCGAGCTGCTGTTCGACGCGCGCTCCACCCTGGTTACGCAGAACAGTTGGCAGGGCGAGTTCCGCAGCCGGCGCAAGAATCTCGAACCCTACTGGGGCCAGTTGTCGCTGTCGAAGGTCTACGATGACAAGGGCGAGCTGACGCACTACATCGGCATCTACGAAGACATCACCCAGAGCAAGCTGGCCCAGCAGCACATCGAAAAGCTCGCCTACCGCGACAACCTCACCGGGCTGGCCAACCGTCATTACTTCATCAGCGCCCTCGAAGAGCGCCTGCAGGCTGGCAGCGAGCATTCGCTGAGCCTGCTGCTGGTGGACATCGACAACTTCAAGCGGATCAACGATAGCCTCGGCCACCAGACCGGCGACAAGTTGCTGGCCAACCTGGCTCGGCGCCTGCGCAGCAGCCTGAGCGACAGCGCCACCCTGGCGCGCTTCGCCAGCAACGAATTCGCCGTGCTGCTGGAGGAGTCCGTCGCCGGCCGTGGCGAACAGATCGCCGCGCAGATCCTCGGCGTCCTCGACAAACCGCTGTTCGTCGACAACCAGTTGATCAGCATCACCGGTTCCATCGGCATCGCCTACGCACCCCAGCACGGCGAGGATCCGCAGACGCTGATGAAGCATGCGGGTCTCGCGCTGCACAAGGCCAAGGCCAACGGCAAGCACCAGGTGCAGACCTTCACCGAGGCGATGACCGCCGAGGCCAGCTACAAGCTGTTCGTCGAGAGCAACCTGCGCCGCGCACTGGTACAGGACGAACTGGCGGTGCACTACCAGCCCAAGCTGTGCCTGCGCAGCGGTCATCTGCTCGGCCTCGAAGCCCTGCTGCGCTGGCAGCACCCGGAAAAAGGCATGATCCGCCCGGACCAGTTCATCAGCGTGGCCGAGGAAACCGGGCTGATCATCCCGATCGGCAAGTGGGTGATCCGCCAGGCTTGCCGGCAGGTCCGCGAGCTTGCCAGCAAGGGCCTGGGCGAACTGCACATCGCCATCAACCTGTCGCCCAAGCAGTTCAGCGACCCGGACCTGGTCGGTTCCATCGCCGCGATTCTCCAGGAAGAAGGCATCCCGGCACGCCAACTGGAGCTGGAGCTGACCGAAAGCCTGCTGCTGGACGCCACCGACGACACCCGCCAGCAACTGGAGCGCCTGAAGAACCTCGGCCTGACCCTGGCAATGGACGACTTCGGCACCGGCTACTCATCGCTGAGCTATTTGAAGAAGTTCCCCATCGACGTGATCAAGATCGATCGCAGCTTCATCAAGGACATCCCGGACAACCAGGACGACATGGAAATCACCTCGGCAGTGATCGCGATGGCCCACAACCTCAAGCTGCAAGTGGTCGCCGAAGGCGTGGAGACTGCCGCGCAACTGGCCTTCCTGCGCCGCAACCGCTGCGATATCGGCCAGGGCTACCTGTTCGACCGCCCCATTCCCGGCACCGACCTTTCGTCCAGCCTGCTGCGCTACCCCTGCCGTCCGCACTGA